The Metopolophium dirhodum isolate CAU chromosome 4, ASM1992520v1, whole genome shotgun sequence DNA window ACACCATATTGTTTAGCTAAATCAGATGCTGCTTTAACATCTATCGCTCTACTTTGTAGATCACACTTATTTCCTACCACtgaaaattaaagttaatttaaagtaggtaattattaattcaacatttcaaacaatttataatttatcagaaTCTAAATATCTGAATGGATAATACTtcaagtgtttaaaatattgtgataaataaacatgataccaaaagtaataataatttacatcatAATAAGAGTTCAAcgaataaatactttgatactTACAAACCATTGGGACGTCCTCCGCATCTTTTACTCGTTTTATCTGTTCCCTGTAATTACTGATATCTTCAAATgatttggtattattaataGCAAATACAAGAAGAAAACCTTCACCGGTTCTCATATATTGATCACGCATagcactataaaaaaatatatattattaacttcttgtaataacaaattgtataaaacaatcTTACCTATATTCTTCTTGACCCGCCGTGTCTAAAATATCAAGTAGACACGTTTCTCCATCAATTACTACTTGTTTACGATAAGAATCCTCTGAAAATAAACAGCAacatcattaatataaattatgctcACATcaagtatataaaatgtactatcTAAAAAATGATCAACAACTAAAAAggtaattacctacatattaggtttccctaaataaaataaatactaatataaaactaaCCAATTGTTGGATCATACTCGTCCACAAagctgtaaaataaaaaaaaatatacttataagttaactttaaactaaaataatagtaaaatattttaagtattgtaatgaatgaaattaaaacatacTGATTCTGTATTAACTGTATTGTTAAGGCACTTTTACCGACGCCGCCAGCTGAAAAACAGAATGTTAAATAATgcattaagaataatatataatataacttaatatatattatatacctacttaaggcATAATAGcaacaattattcaatttaataattttgttaaatgtacAACTTGTTGGTAGGTATACAGAAATCGGTATTCATAGGTTATGAAACTGactaatatatacctaagtttttatgaattttctgTTAGTAGTATGTATTCATAaatagactataaattatttcccTTATACAAACGTTCTTACACCTTTAAATctcaataaaaagtaataaatctaGCCAATGACTacaaccaataaataataatagtagacaAAGTAAACATTAagatataggtaaattatgaaGTTTTAAGTGTGAAGAATAGTttcaaatgaataattatattttaatactgaactaaatcaaaaaataactcTTAGTTGAAAgcaatgaaaatacattttgtgaaaTTGATAAGATAAAAGAATGAACAATAAGTACTGCGAAAAAAACTTTAAACCTAAAAAGAACCAAGGatgaaaatttttcaaattttttttccaaacaatgTTAAGAGATAAGATTCAGGGAGTTGATCTACAGATCTACAAGACCTTAAAAACTCATTGAATATGAGTGTAGGATGTACTTAGTTTGGGTAGTATGTGAGTGAATTGAATCGAGTGTGTTGGTCAGATCGTACGGGACGATTGTCAATTTACTCAATTTATAGACACCGGAGAGGAAGGAAGCCTCAACGGAAATCAGCGCGAGTAACACACATACTGCCTTCGGCTCACAGCCAATAACGCACTCGTCAAGGGTCGGCGAAACGCTAGACGATGGTCATATACACAGAACAAGTCGTGCAATTTGGACGGGCGCCGGGTACAGGGATCGGACATTTGGCCCGTACAAAATACCTACACTCTGTCGGGGTTTTTAGTGATTGGCGCTGGTTGTGGATGTGCTCACACAAAATCGCTATACGTCCGTGGGTAGTGCAACAACTACTTACCACCGACGACGACCAGTTTGTATTcagtcattatttaattatattcgtCTTCggcttcgtcgtcgtcgtctggtCGGTCACAGCAGAGCAAGACAAAGGGCGCTCTTGTGCGGCGTTGTGGTCGGTGGTCACTGGTCCCGTGCGGTGCTACACCGGTCGGCGGCGGCGTTCGGCTTGACGACGGCGTCAACTTATACCGCAGAGGCGACGACAATAACCACGGGTAACGACAATATCGCGGAAAAAAATACGCGAAACACACCCCGACCGTAATGTATACCGATTAGCGAAGACGGAAAAAAAAggtgttttggtttttttccttctttcttttctttttttttttttattattattctctaaaAGGGGCgtgacatttatttatttattttttgtttacagcACAGCCATCTTTTGTACGGCGCACGCAGCCTGTCCAACTGTCCGCTATGTACGTTCCTCGGCGCGCGCGTCGCAGTCgacgtcgccgtcgtcgtcgtccgtcgACCGTCGTAACTCGTTATCCGTACTTCGTAGTCTTCGtcattgataagtgataacgtaacaatatattatatcataaaaaatttaaaatatcgtcGTTGTGCAACCGCAACGGGTGTCTGACGTCCGTTTGGCGAGCGCCGAGCAGTGAGCACCATTAGTCAGTAGGATGCAGCAGGCGGCATCTATTGCAGCCGATCCGTtatgttatcatttttattattccatATTCGGACGGACGATATTTAAACCTTACGAAAAACTCAAAAACGATGAAttggataaataattatacgaacACGAAAATGTATTCAACTGAAACTATATAAGCCACAAGCCCACAAACAGTTTCTAGTTACTAGTACTTTCTACTTAGTACCcgagacgacgacgatgactTAAATCCGACATGTCGTGGCCGGTGGAAAGTGGCAACATCGTTGTTTttctatagatatatttattatagtatgtaatatttatttatattaattgagaataattgtaatattatcgtaGAAGGTAGTGGAAGTTGTGTGCGGACGTGCAGTGATCGGCGGCGCGTGATATCTGTGAGAAACTATTGCGATCGTGCCTGAATGCCGTTTGGCGTTTGTGTCACACTGGTGATAGGTGACTGATAGGATAATGGCATGGATTATGGATAATAAAGGAAATAGGAATGGATAGGCTACggcggataatattattactctaatggacacgatgtagagaagataagGTGACACCACGACTTGTACATATTATTCCGGTCGTAAATTTTTCGGCAGTTTGGTATCGTACAAATGTCTCGTGTAGGTAACGCCACCATTCACCCGAAGGCCGGTTTTTATATTGTGAATACCACGGACTAGATAGAGACTAGAGAGGACTGGAAACGAGCAAATTTTTAACGGGTCCGAAGTATCTCAACTGATTTCTGTATTACATAGCTGGTTCTAACGCTACCTAGACAGTGGCTGGATGGAAATTGGAAAATTTACTGATGATAAAAATCAGTATTCAAATAGTTGATATTTTACCTAGCATGTTGGCTATGTACCAATTAGCGATTGCGGTTCAGCTCCCCATCATCCGCCCATTATATCGTTTCCACTTTTCCAGTCCTCTCTATCTTACTCTATGATAGTCCGGACTTCCGGAGTCTGGCGACAAaatttatgttataggtatgGTTGCCCATCGAGCTATGATAAGATGGCATGGAAAATAAATCCAGATTCCACTACTAGCGCTCTTAgtggactatttttttttacgtgtcGGTGTCATATCTCtactatctaatattattaaagtccGTATCAGGATGTAGAGAAGAGACCTAACCTCTTCTCATCGtgatcagtataataattagtaattaccacgGACCATATTACATGTAGTATATACATCTTGATGCCACCGACTAAGTCGATAGAGAGGACTGGAAACGAGCACATTTTTAACGGGTCCGAAGTGCCTCTGCTGATTTCCGTTTTACACAACTGGTTTTAACGCTACCTAGTGGCTTGGTGGAGAATGTAATGAtgatatgaattaaaattatattatacaaatagttgATATTTTACCAAGCAGATAGCGTGCATGTTAGCTGTGTACAAATTTGGTCGTGGAAGAGTAGGGGCACTGAGGCAGTTGCGATCCGTCTCCCCGTCACCCGCCCATAATTTCGTTTACAGTCCTttctatcttagtccgtggtaattaccaaatattgtatgtaaataactaaataaacaataattattaactaataactactatttaactaaataacattttaacaaatttaactttGCCACCGGTAGCACTGTAGATCAAAAAAGTGACCAGATCACGTCTTGACTATTGGATTCATATCATCTGTCATGTGATAGCACTTTTATAACGGATCGTAGGACAACCATATTATGAtagaacaattttattgttaatattgataCTATTAATTGTTCTACGATTGTTCTACAATCTATTCTTCTAAGACCGCGGTTACTGACTGTAGtgatcatatataatattatataccacggACATCACCAccttgatatatatttattatatctgtgCATGAACATTGAACATAAATTTCTAGTTCCATAAGTATCCACTAAGACAGCGCTAGTAATGCTAAAAGGAaaataccatagataatataagaaattaatCTAAACTTTGCGTAACTTAATAATTCTAATTAAGAATATAGGATAATTATATAGATCGTTAATTattaccataaaatattctaagttatTACCACCGTCTTagattattactaattaatcattgatgttatttattatcatatcaatatttgcccaATAACATTAAATCGCTAAATTGTcttgtgataagttcttatgtccgTGCACGATTTAAGACATCGACCTATAACAAATAGTGCTTTACGGTGACTGGTGAACCAACTATCTGAAACACCTGAGGCCCAGAATCACTAGCGCTCGTTgtggtttaaatatgttaaatatatatatataatatcatgacgaTATAAATCACTTACCACGGTTATCTGCTTTTGataccaataatacctatagtatgtAGTATTATTGAATCTTTAAATTTGTCCTCAGGGTGTGCTAGTAGTACTGGGAAcagctgtttcagatagttAGTTCACCGGTCAAATTCTGGGAGTACGCAacctgtatatatttaaatcgtGTGTCCGTGTTATgtccacggactaagatatccGTGGTTGCACTATAATTGTTCTATGGTTGCACGCCACGATTTAAGATGCACCGTTTATCTTAAATTGTGTTGCACGCACATCCATTAGTGATAAACTGATCTACAGATTAATTCATTATATCAATGGACATTTTTGATTTGCAAATAGTGTTCCAAGCGTTTAAAATATTCGACCATAGTACTACAAAGCTCAAGAAGGTGGTAGTAAAAAAAAgcaaactgtaaaaaaataggcgctactatcttaaatcgtggccATAACCACTATAACGTCGTGGATTCTACTAAAAATTTTTCCTGCTAAGATCCATTCGAATATAGCTGATAAGGAACGTTTCCTTTATCAGCGTTATCTATAGATTACGAGTTACGACTACTACAGAAGACAGACTGAACATTACGTATTTACGTACAACTTTCAAGTACGGCACTAGTGCACTACAGCGTACGCCCTCCACGCACTACCTACTGACTACTGTGGAAGTGAGGACCACACCAGACTACTAGTTTACTACCGGATCCGTTAGTCGACCATAGATTTATGTTGTCGATTTGTCGTACGAACTACAAAGTACATCAGCTATCAGCGTCAGTTGCTCAATCCGCATTCAACAGTTGAACAGTCagtgaaaaatattgataaacagTAAACAGTTGTTACTTGTCAGTTACCGAAtactgtttatttaatatattttgacgcACAAGTATATTATCTGGTGGCCATGGGAGGACCTAAAGAAGGCGTTCAAAAACAGATACAACAAGACTGGGCGAACCGCGAATACATTGAAGTGATCACGGgcagcataaaaaaaattacagactTTCTCAATTCGTTTGgtaagcacataatattattctgatcGTAGTCATACGATAAACCGTGACATAATGTCACTTCTCATTCCATATCCCTAACTCGAGTAAGCTCTAAAATACTttagtacctatagtttttGTAACCATGGACACGTCTATTTATAACATTGTTTGTTCAATATACATTGAAGTTTTTAACTTTAACCTGTAgtcttattttcatttttaactaaaacctttcttcaaaattatagtttgttatcattataatgaaaataacatattGTACGGATGTCGACAGATCAGTtgtattaagtaattttgaGAAACGAGGCTGGGTACACGTTGGCCCTGATGATGATTGGAATTTTTATTGGGCTGGTATACAAACATGTCGTAGTTTATTTAGTATTGATAGCGGCTATAGAATGCATGACAACCAAATGATCAATCATTTTCCCAATCATTATGAACTCAGTCGTAAAGATATgttggttaaaaatattaaacgttacAGACGTGAACTCGAACGAGAGGGAAGTCCATTAGCCAAACGTTTAGATGGAAAATACttgtatttagattttattccAGTTACATTTGTGTTGCCAGCAgactataatttgtttgtagAAGAATACCGCAAGGTTGGCCCAAGTACATGGATTATGAAACCAGTTGGAAAATCTCAAGGAACTGGAATATTCCTCATTAATAAACTATCAAAATTGAAGAAATGGTCTAGAGaaggcaaaaataataatttcaatacatcTACCATAAAGGAATCATAtgttatatctaaatatattgataatccACTACTCATTGATGGTAAAAAGTTTGATCTTCGTTTATATGTTTTGGTCACATCTTTTCGTCCATTAAAAGCATACTTGTTCAAGTCAGGCTTTTGTCGGTTCTGTACAGTCAAATATAACACTAGTGTTGGAGATATAGAAAACTTATTGATCCATTTGACTAATGTCTCCTTACAAAAACAAGGTGATGAATACAACAGTATACATGGTGGTAAATTAAGCATTCAAAATTTAAGACTATTTTTAGAAAGCACAAGAGGAAAAACAGTAACTGAAGCactttttgataatattgtttggTTGATTGTCCATTCTTTAAAATCTGTGAGTTACATAATGGCTAATGATAGACATTGTTTTGAATGTTAtggatatgatattataattgatgataatttaaaaccCTGGCTAATTGAAGTAAACGCATCTCCTTCACTAACATCTACTACAGCTAATGATCGTATTTTGAAGTATAAATTGATTGACAATATGTTAAGTGTAGTTTTACCACCCAGTGGAATACCTGATGTACGTTGGAATAAATGTCCATCTCGAGAGGCAATGGGAAATTTTGAGCTATTAATTGATGAAGAGTTAGCAGCAAAAGATAAACCTGGACCATCAACTAAAATTGATCTAAAGGATAGATTAAAGCGAAAGacctaaacataaaaaaattaattagtactagacaaaaataatgtgtaattaatttcaaaattaaatatctcATTTGTAAATatgacaattttattcaataagtatattaaatactaatcaTTATGTGATAAGTTTGATAGTAATATCATAACTTTAGGTACTGAATTTGTAATTTGTCCGTAAATTAGTCATACataaaattctatttattttatacatgttaACTTAGAAATCcttgttgtaaaatatatacgtattgattttttttttatagatatgtCATGTCGGTCCAGGTTagctattttaaatgaaaaattaactacaCTAGAAAGAAGAATTGAATACTTGGAAGCTCGggtaagaatttattatattattaatctaaataATCTAATCTATTagaagttgttaaaaaaatattttattttttaggttacTAAAGGAGAAACTCTTTCATGATACATTGCCATCAAATAAATTGGAAATACTTGtgtactatatttaaattttccaaagTAGTGTAATTAAACTAgtctaagtaatttatatttttttaacatgtcaaatttattttatacatttatgatattataatataatttaagatattaaacttttaatattattagaacattgtttttgaaCTAATGTGTTTTATTAACCCTTTgatgagttaatttttttttaactataactcACTCAgagtgaatatattttaaagaatagaaataacacatttttaatttatctaaagTAATGATGTACATTTACGTCTTATGTATTTAACTTTTAGTAATAATGATGTTAATTCATAGATTGCAACATATATTTCATttcatgttattaatatatatataagagggTGATTTCTTAAGCATGTCACCCCATTTTATGTTTAAACTAGCTGTATAATCCAACTTTGACCGGGAAAagattatcaaataatatacgaTGTTGTATCTTAGTTTTAGTATACCTCAATTTAGACATAGCTCTTGGTTAGGTTAGAACATGGTTCAAATATCTCTTTAAACTTTCCTTGCATCTCTAAGAACAATAtctgaaattttcttcaaaattagtcTGGTGGTTTTTGAGTACACTAAGTACCTATGTTTTTGGATAATCGTAGTGCACCCCTACACAGTGGTATGAAGGTACTATGGCAATCTCAATTCTAGCTACCATAGTTTAGGCTCTACTTTAATCAGTCTGTCAGTACCGTTCGATTAtgcatatattcaaattctaattttttttttttgtatttttacgtGTAGTTAAAGGCAATAGGTGGGGATACCAACATTTGTTTATCAAATAAGAACCTACATGAGGTATTAATGCAAATTGTGAATCAGAtgatttttctgaacatttatATGTCtttattgtaatcaaaatatgATGTTATATCTGCTATTAAAATCATTGAACTACGTCaacatcaacatatttttcttatattaatatattatcgatggataaaattaatttctatgaTTATAAAACAAGAAGTTAGTAACGGACATTATGACTATCAATTTTCTTTGTTCAATGTATcagttatgatatattatgtataataaacactGAAAAACCTGTAGGCATATTTCCCCGTTATGGATGCTCTTGCCTAACTTATTCTTTTTATAGACATTATCCTTAGTATTTAAAGTAGAATAACTCATAAAGTGTTTGTTCAAATTGCGattaaaatagtacaaaaaaatcatgattcaaataacaacattttacaaaatcaaGTTACAATTCAAATTAGGCTGGGTGTGATCACTATTACTGCAAAACCACAACTAAAATACTTCTCTTGGACTATTCTCTTCACTATTCTGTGATGCTACTAGTTTTCTTTCTATGGTCAAACAATAAATCTGCATTTCTGctcattatttgtatattatatgaaggTCCAAAACTAGCCCATACTCGGCCTGCTAATGAAAAAGGGGGAGGGGGCAAATGATCACCCTGCCCCTCACCAAATGACAGCAGTCTTAGTGGAAGTTTTTTTGTTACATACCAAGGGGCATAGGTTATTAAGCGTAGGCATATAGATTGGAATGCTTGTAAAGTTTTAgtgtttgatataataaatattattattatgtatcaaatattagtattatttttgagcatattcttaaaaatgctagtttttatatttttattgtgttcaTTACTTCATTGCCtgaataaaaatgcatttaaatatttcacaaacCACAACACTGATAGATACTAAGATGcttataaaattttatgaaaataccaTGATCAAAATACCTTGTGGacaacattaaacaattttaagacatttaaaaataattaaaaatatgatgtagCGTGAACATACTATATTGTTGTTTAGGTTAAaggagaattattattttaaaaataaaacttaatatattataacaaaatgtgttatagaaataaattatgacaCTAGGATAATTAAAAACAGAAACAAATGAAACATTATTAACAGGAATAATTGTTGATctctttaaacaaaatattggtaccttaaattagaattaaatttgagtataatttataatattatttacaacaaacaTATTATGCATTGTGTTACTCAATGCATTCATTCtgtatattcataaataataatgtactacttTCTATACGTTAATCACAAATTGTAAtgattcaaaaatgttatgataaatatataataaattaataatgaaagtgaataagtttatataaatatacatagctCACATTTATTCTTTTAACTGTGATTggacaaatttttaatatcattataaaaggtagttgttttaatcaaaatagtttatatctatactctattcaggATAAGTTTGAACCGCTGACTTGACCAAAATAAGTTTTTTCCGCACATTCTACCATAATCCGGACATTGGCGAGAGCGTTAGATAGAAAAAAGTAGGGTATAAATGTACAGGTATTATGCATAGACTcttgattgatttttttatatttgcttCATAGTTCATACCTACAACTATAGTACTATTTCATAtcaattaaagtatttttattcttgttaattgaatcatctaaaaaaatgaaaatgttaaactcgttatttattttattttgattatctattaataggtattaaaatacaagacaaataattaactacatctatataattataactaattggtaacaaaacaaaataattaattgtttttaattaaatataaacaaatgaaACTACACTCAtataaatgtgttaaaataaattgatatttacaGAAAAGATAAAACTAacaatctttaaaaataacatcCTAATGTATGACTAATTGATTAAATGATGgactatttatgtataaataacacTCCTGTGGCATTActctttaaaaataacatacattttaaatttgtagacctaaaaatatattcaattgagtaaaaatgaatacatatgTAATGGCCTAATtacaagtttaaataataaatacattataccaGCAGTTTGTAGAAAAATTTGAGTGTTTAATGCCGTTGACACATCAATACAcatgtgtatttataattaatgttaacactattttatagtttatagttgttttttagccttttaataataagtaaaaaaaaagtatatcaattataaatatgatttatcattatacaatttgtatggttaaaaatgtatttgtatttaaaatcaataaaacagAACatcacaaattacatttttaaaggtgatttaaaatattgttgtgatataataatattataaaactaaatttcacTCATTCACAAAATTCAATAATGAAGAATTTGggtaaataaaaactgaaaaacacCACTGGTTAATgtgtacaaattaattaatacatagtacatatactATTGgaacatcattataatttatatcattcaatttataaatattatttagtacttaaacacccaaatgtattatttgtaaataagtGTTTTATAGTTGGAATGGGTTAGGTAAAATAAAGCTATCAAAATCTAGTTCGTGGTACTGGATATCTCAAAATGAGTGCACTTTCAGCTGACATAATAGGCAATTTGTTTTCACTATGATAGTTTACCAAATGACTGACACTTTCAAACATACGGTCTTTAGTTCTAACTGCACCTTCTGGATCAATTAAAAGTAAGTGTTTCTTTACATCACCTTGAAGACCTGTTAATACATATTGTCCAGGAGATCCTTGTGATTCTCTTACTAGGAAGTCACCATCCTATGTaaacaaacacattttataagtttttactaaaaatatttgtcatgCATCTATCTACAAATCAATCACACATTTTTGTAactatagacatttttattttagattctgagcgctTCGCTTCGcttcgatgaatgtattgattttacaatgatgtgtttttttttaaatttagtttgtctgtcatcaccttttaggacagtaaaagtacttggattttcttcaacagtaacttttctgataggaaaagcgac harbors:
- the LOC132942722 gene encoding probable protein BRICK1, encoding MGGPKEGVQKQIQQDWANREYIEVITGSIKKITDFLNSFDMSCRSRLAILNEKLTTLERRIEYLEARVTKGETLS
- the LOC132943867 gene encoding GTPase HRas, producing MTEYKLVVVGAGGVGKSALTIQLIQNHFVDEYDPTIEDSYRKQVVIDGETCLLDILDTAGQEEYSAMRDQYMRTGEGFLLVFAINNTKSFEDISNYREQIKRVKDAEDVPMVLVGNKCDLQSRAIDVKAASDLAKQYGVPFIETSAKTRQGVDEAFYTLVREIRKDKEQRLREKRKAKPRRKRKHCYLF
- the LOC132942720 gene encoding polyglutamylase complex subunit TTLL1, with protein sequence MKITYCTDVDRSVVLSNFEKRGWVHVGPDDDWNFYWAGIQTCRSLFSIDSGYRMHDNQMINHFPNHYELSRKDMLVKNIKRYRRELEREGSPLAKRLDGKYLYLDFIPVTFVLPADYNLFVEEYRKVGPSTWIMKPVGKSQGTGIFLINKLSKLKKWSREGKNNNFNTSTIKESYVISKYIDNPLLIDGKKFDLRLYVLVTSFRPLKAYLFKSGFCRFCTVKYNTSVGDIENLLIHLTNVSLQKQGDEYNSIHGGKLSIQNLRLFLESTRGKTVTEALFDNIVWLIVHSLKSVSYIMANDRHCFECYGYDIIIDDNLKPWLIEVNASPSLTSTTANDRILKYKLIDNMLSVVLPPSGIPDVRWNKCPSREAMGNFELLIDEELAAKDKPGPSTKIDLKDRLKRKT